ATCGAACATGAACAGGCGATTGGCTCCTATCAAATTCAATCCACAGCCGCCCGCCTTGCTGCTCAGCATGAAGAGGAAACAGTCAGACTCCGGGTCATTGAATCTGTCCACAACTTTCGAGCGTTTCTTTATGGACATTGTGCCGTCTAGGCGCACAAATCCATATCTGCGCTTGCGCGCCAGTTGCTCAAACAGATCTAGAGTCTGTGTATAGTTTGAAATGAGCACGACCTTATCGTTGCCACTTGCACGTATGGCGGCGAGCATAAAGTCGAGCAGCATGAACTTTCCACTCAGCGCAGGGTTGATTTCACCTCTgtgaatgggaaatggaaggCCATTAGCTAGCACCTCTATTTACATCAGGGATAATCATACTTATGCTTGCAGTTGCTGTGGAGTATATTCTGCGAGTTCTCAAAGCCCTTTTCCCCTGCTGCAATCTTTTCTGCGATCAAATCTGGATGGCTGCATATTTTCTTTAGGGTTGTGATGTCTGCCAAAGCCGTGAGTGAAGCCTTCTCATTGCAATCTATAAGGAAAGTCAGAGAAATAAAGGGAAACAGCTACTGGAGGTAACCACCTACCTGCCAAGCTACGCCGAACTTTATCTGATTTGAGAAAATTCGTgtagagctgcagctggatggACGTCAGCGTGGCACAGATTACCATCTCAAACTTGACGGGCAGATATTTGGTGAGTATTTGATTGGTGCGCCGAATGATGCACTGATCGACCAGCTTGATCAGCTCCTGGGTTTTCGCTAAGGCTCGTTCTCGTTCCTTGTCCGTGGAGTCAGCGTTCTGGCCACGCAGAATGCAGTTCTCAAAGCTGCGCTTGAAGTCCGCTGCCGTGCCGAGCATCTCCGGATTGACAAAGTTCACCAAACTGAAGTACTCCGTGAGATCGTTCTGTATGGGTGTGCCAGAGAGCAGGACGCGTCGCTTTGTCTTGAGGCCCATCAGGGCCTGGTAGGTGAGATTGTCGCTGTTCTTCAGCCGATGTCCCTCATCGCAGATGACCATGCCCACCTCGTACTTGCAGAGGATTTCTGCGTAGATTCTGAAGGTCTCATAGCTGATGAGCAGCACGGGCGTTCCGAGCCGCGTGGAGGCATTCATAGAGAACTGTTCGAGGGCTCGCACGGTGTTCTCCTTGGAGCCACCCTCCATGGCCAGGCAGTGCATGCGGCCGTGCAGCCACTTGGTGAACTCCTTCTCCCAGTTCTTAACCAGCGACGAGGGCGATACAATTATGCACTTGTTGATCGTGGGCTTGCAATCGGCGCTCTGCTTCAGCAGCGTCCACACCAGCGTCACGCACTGCAGGGTCTTGCCCAGACCCATTTCATCGGCCATTATGCAGCCATTGAAGTTTCCTCGCTTTCCCtccacacactcgtacatgAAGCGGACGCCCTCGCGCTGATGGGGACGCAAAACATTGCTCAGCAGGGGATCCACCACAACATGTACCTTAACTGATGTCGGATCCATCGACAACCGTTCGTTCTCCGTGTAGTTGGGTGCATGGTACAGAACTAAGGCATTGCAGGCCAGCGGATCGTGCAGCGGCCGTCTCACTATGCAGCGACGCACGCCAAGACAACGATTCCCGCCATAATCCGGCACATAGTTGTCAATGGGCACTTGGAATTTCCTGGCCAACACTTTGGCAATTGCCCTTTCATACTCGCTATTGGCTGTGAATCGTATGGGCAGTGGTATGTCCGATGTGTTGGTGGCACCCCGCAAGCCGCTCTGGCGTATGCGATCCtgttccagctgctgttggcaaGCGCGTTTGTTTTTCTTGAGCAGTGGTGGCGTAAAATCATTCCGGGAGTCGGGTCGTTGTCCTACCCGTTGGCTCGGCGCCAGGCTGCGACGCTACAATTGAATACGggttaaaaatgcatttgattcTTTCATATTCATTATTACCATTTTCAGATATTTAAAGGTTGCAGCGCGAACAGATCAGCTGTGTATCTTACATTGTGTTTTACATTCCTTTAACATCAGCTGTAGGTGTCTCTGTGTCAGCATCATCCCTGTGTATTTGACATGTAGATTGTGCTACATTGGACATGCCGTTTTTTCACACCTTTCCCGCCTGATTAATAAATTCAGAAATATCGTTTTTGTATACAATTTAGCTAAACTAATAACTAATATATGGTTAATATATGCTCTTTTAGAGCATTTCTTCGTTTAAGGTACTTTGGAAAATAGAAACATAGAACACGACCAAGTGCGGCTTCGTTGGCCCCCCTTTCGTagcgtttcctttttttaggCACCTTCGCTTTCTGGCACTGCCGATCCTCGATCGAGTGTGGACACTTTTTCAGGGGTTTTGCTTTGGTTAGCACTGATCTTCATTAGAACTATGGGCTGCtgaatatttgtacatatgtatgtatgaatgtaagAATGTGTGTCCCACAAAGAACACAAACAGGAGACAGTGCTGGACAGCTCCGGCTAAGTGTATGCTATTTGTTTAGCTGGGCAACGACTGAAATGGAATAGGATCAACTGGAACTGATTTTTCTGGAGTATTCTTGGTACtacttgttttgtttggacTCATCTTCTTTCGTAAGTGGTTTCCTCATCTACACAACAGTGCCCCAAAACACGCAAGCTTTTTTTCTTTAGGATGGAAGAATGGACTGGAAGAATTCAGGATTCCACGTTGTTCATATCTTCTTATGCATGAATCATTCCAATAGCAATCAAGCTGATTTCAAGAGATGTCATTGTAGGTTTATGgtaagaaaatacaaataaattgcacaggtttaatttagtttaatttgttttgttgttgtttttttattttatacacgagaatttataaaattaattgtcatacatacaatacaatacataataattaaattgatttttgtttttattaaattacaaaataacgactatatttgatttgcttgTTACAGCTTTACACTCGCGGAATTTGTTCAACAAGTTTGGACACACAATCAATATTGGTTGGAAAATCTATGTTTAAGTGTATCATCATATAATATATAAGTAAAGTATATTATAGTATGTATTGCAATTTGGTGGCTTGTCTGTCAAGCAAAGATGATTTCGATTCGAGTTGTGGTATAGGTAAATAATACTTAACATTAAAACaatataatttctttattaaattattattattattatattatgcATATAAGTTCgacttaatttcatttagtttGCGTACCTAAAGAGCACATATTGGAGTTTACTTAGTCAAGATTTTAGATTTatcttttttgctttgtttcgtttcgagCGCAGCTCTCGCTCTTAAAGCCCGGCATTAAGCCACGTAATTGCTGCCGTGGCTGACATTTGGATGCGAAAACGATACTCGTGGTTGATTTGTTCACCAGCAATTACGTTGATTCAATGCAAGGCTCTGGGCTCTTCTCCAATGAGTATTTCGGGATGGGCAGTGTTGGAAAATTCCCTTGATTTAagtgttgtatttttgtatgacCACATTTTACATTAAAGCAGCttttaattacataaatatgcgtCTTCCTTGTTcgttgtttattgtttactgCACTTCGCTATCACTATCACTCTTTTCTGCAATAATAAATAGAGAACAATGAATAAGGATATAGACTACACCAAGCCTCAAGCTTATACACACCCTTCTTGCCCGTGTAGGCATGACGTTTCAGTCGATCGTATAAGTCTTCTTTTGTTCCATACAGCGAGGCATTCGACCTGGCCAATGTGCTCATCTTGCCACCATGCAGACCTATaaaatcaaatgtaaattagataaataaatcaaaatcaaacatCTTTCAATGCTTACCATCCTTCATGTACGTTTCGTTGTAGAAATTGGGCATCTCCCAGccatcctcctcgtcgtcgtagtAGTGCGCATAGGTGCTGTGGTGCGAGGGCGCTATGGACTCCGCATAGGGTGTGTGGGCGCCGTAGTAGAAGTTCACCTGCGAGCCCGTTTGGTCAATTGCGGGTGTGAGCATCTTCTTGGGATCGCGGCGCTTGGTTGAGCGCACACAAATCATCCAGATGAGCAGCacaataatgatgatgaaaatCACTGCACCGGCAATGCCGCCGGCAATGTACGCAAACTCTGAACGCTCGGCGCAATGGGGTCCGGTGAAGGAGCCAACACACCTGCAGGAGGGTGTACCCTTCAGATCCTTGACACACGCGCCAGAGTTCTCGCAGAAGCCATCGCACACGTCCGTGCAGGCCATGCCCGTGCCATTGAAGCCGGGCTTGCACTCGCACTTGAAGTCCGAGGTCTCTGGCACCATAATGCAGTAGGCATTCGCATCGCAGTGTGGCTTGCCCTCGGCTATGTGCTCGCAGGGATTGGTGCACTCACTCTTGGAGGTGGCGCCGGTGATCTTGGTGCTGTGATTGGGCGGGCACTGGATGCAGGCGATCTGCTGAGATTCGGACTGGTAGAAGCCCTTCCTGCACTCTATGCACATGTTGAGGGTGGCATTCAGATAGGTTCCCGGCGAGCAAACTGGCAGCGTGCACTCCTCCACGGAGCTGGCACCCACCTTGGGCGTTGTGCGTCCCAGTGGACAGGCGGCGCATGAGGGCTGTACGCCCTGCAGGCGGTAGGTTCCGCGCGGGCAGGGCTCGCAACGACCATCGGCTCCGAGTTGCTGGCCAGAGCTGCACTCGTCGCGGCACTCCTTGCGTGAGGTGGCCTCCGTGGAGCGTGTGGTCTGTCCCAGGCCACACAGATCGCAGCCAAAGGCTCCCTCGCTCGACTGATAGAATCCATGGCCGCAGGAGCGGCACAGACCCGTGTCCGCGTCAAAGTACTTGCCAGCCGGGCAGCGTTCCTTGCAGTCGGCCGCCGATCGGGCGCCAGGTCCGGCCGTCACACCAGGACGTCCCGCAATCACCGGACACttgctgcactgctgctgtcccGCCTCGGACTGGTAGGTGCCGCGGGCACAGGCAATGCATGTCTTGTTGGCACTGTCGTAGAAGGTGCCAATGGCACAGGGCACACAGTCGGGTATCATCACCACCTGGCCCACGGGGCAGGCATACTCCGAGCCGAGCTCCAGTGAGGCCGGATCGGGCACTGTGTTGGGCAGAATCTCCTGCACGGCAAACTGATCATCCTCGAGTATGAGCTTTTCCAGCAGTTGCTTAACACTGGAGCGTTCGCCCGTCGATGTATGCACCACAGGATCACTAAAGAATGAGTAGGAAAATTAGTTATAATAAGCTATGTTTCATTTAGTTGTCAATCaaattaatgttaattaaGGATCATCTCTCAGTTGCTAGTTAAAGTATAAGAGACAGAACTATCGCTTGTTCGCAGTTATATGTCGGATCGATAAGCTTTTCCTGCAGACATCGTTCTGCAAGCAAGAGTTTTTCTCTTacctttaaatataaattgagaTAGATATTCATTAAACTTGGGGGTTAGAACGCATAGACATGTAAATTATGGTGTTAGCTAAAGCATTAGAAAGTGGTATTGGCATGGCGATTGGTTTGGATATTGGTGGATTGGTGCTGGGCAGATATGTATcgataaatatgtatatcgatATCGGGGTGCATGAACGGCAAAACGAATGGAATGCTAAGTGCATTGTTGGACATACTTTACAGCCGGGAAGGCTATTTCCAGGGTGTATGTATCACCGCCAGTTTGTTGGCGTCCCTGGCGACCCGTCAATGCCAGATCGTCATCATCCTCGCTGTAAATTTGTGTGGGGTTAACGGATACAAACAATACAtaaaacatatacataaaacACATAGGTACACGACATGCTATTTATGCACTTTCTACTCTACTTTCTAGGACTTTCTACTCACTTGACAACTGGCAGTTCCGCTTCCATTACATAGACACCACCATCCTTGGCCTGGCGACGCACGCGATTGTTCTGCGATCCACGATAATGATCGCACTTGACATCGATCTGAATATCCTTGCACTCCCTATGGAAAAATGAGGATTTAACACAGTTCAAAGCTGTAAAGTTTATCCCAAAAACAAACCTCGTTCCTTCAATGGCGTACGAGCAGAAGTTCCAGTCTCTGTTTAGTCCATTCACAGAATTTGTGACCTTTTGCCGGAGCACCGCCTGTCCCGCCTTGTTGCACAGCACATCCGAGGGGAAGAGCATCTTGATGCGGAACACACGCTGTGCGGGCTTCGAGGGCGAGCAGGATGGATAGACCAGTGGCATGGAGGGTTCGCGCGTGGGACGCCAGAAGCCCTCGGCACCGCAGGTGTAGAACTCAGGCACCTGCTCGGAGAAGCGTAGACCCGCATTGCAGGCAATTTCACACACCTTGAACTGTCCGCCAGCGCCCCAGTCCTTGCAGACTTGAGAGCCACCCACGGGATCAGCCAGCGCAGGGCAGAAGTCGGCTGGAAGAATAAATTGGTCGGATTAATATAAGGATTTCCCAAAGGAAGGACTCTCTTGGATACTCACTCAATAGAGAAACCTTGAAGCTGCAGGAGGCCGTATTGCCAGCCGCATCCGAGGCTATGTAGGTAATATCATAGGTGCCCCAGAGCAGTGTAGTGCCCGAGCGATGTCCATTGCGTTCGTAGATCTTTGTTACTCCGATGTTATCGCTAAAGTGCGGCTCATCCCAGCTGACAACGGCCGAGCCGTTCTTGGCAATGACCCACAGATCACCCGGACAGTGCTCCACGACTGGTGGCTCCTTGTCGACAACCAGCTGCTGGCAATTGCCACCGGTATAGCCCACAGGACACTTGCGTTGTCCGCACAGCGAGGGTACATTCCGCTCGACACCGCCAGTGGTGACCTCATAGCCAGCCCAATTGAGAATGAGTCCGGGATAGAGCACAGGCTCCGAGCGACAGTCGCGCACTTGCTTCTGAATCTCCGAGGTGATGTCGAGAGCACGTGCCCACACTTGGGTCTTGGTCACGGTGCCCTGGAAGCCGGCATCCGAGTAGGCCAGCTCATGGCTGACACCGCCATAGGGCTGCGGGCGACCCAGCACTGACCAGAGATATCCTGGGAGACTGCCACCAGCACCGTACTCCATTTTGCTGGCAATCAATCCTTCGGTGATGAGTTGCAGCTGTCCGCTGACACCATCCCACACGACAGCCACATGATGCCATTGTCCATCGTTGACGGAGGTGTACTCCCCGAAGCTGAGGAACGCATCTGACTGATCCTCAAACAGGGAGACTTGCACGCCACTGGAGTGTGCCTGCAGCAGGAGACGACGTCGCTGGGTCATGCGTGCAGATTCCACGCCGTACAGCGAGAAGAAGATGCCGGGATCATCCTTCTGGGCAAATTGCACCCACATGGCCACCGTCAAGCTGTTGGCTTCACCCGTGGCGAACGGCACCACCTGGGCGGCCGTGGAGCGCGAGGGATCGCTGAAGTACAGATCGTAGTCCACTTGAATGGCCTTGCGGCAGTCATCGCCGGTCATGTTGAAGGGGCACTGGCAGTAGAAGCCGTTCGTGAGATCCACACAATTGGCACCGGGCGGACACGAGTTGTCCTTGCAGTCGGCAATGTCCTGTTCGCAGTTGCGGCCCGTGAAGCCAGCGGGACACTGGCAGCTGTAGCCAGCGCCATTGTCCACACAGGTGGCACCATTCTGGCAGACATGCTCCTCGCACGCATCGTACTCGTACTGGCAGCCAATGCCCGCGTAATCCGCCGGACAGCTGCAGTTGAGGCCGGACCCAAAGTCCTGGCACTTGCCGCCGTGCATGCACGGATCGCCGATGCAGCGCTCGGGCGCCGTCTCGCAGTTCTTGCCATCGGTGCCGCTGGGGCACACACAGAAGTAGTCCTGGAACAGATCAATGCAGCTGGCATCGTTCTGGCACGGAGCCTGCAGGCTGCACGTTGTCACCTGCTGCTCACAGCGCATGCCGCTCCAGCCGGGCTCGCAGCCGCACTCAAAGCCTCCGACACGATCGCGGCAGATGCCATTGTTGAGGCAGGGCTGTGCCTCACAGTCGTCGATGTCCGTCTCGCAGAGAATGCCCTTGAAGCCATCGCGGCAGACGCACTCGTACTTGTTGTCCAGATCCAGGCAGCGCTCGGTGCCCACGGGATTGCATGGATCGCTGAGGCACTCATCGATCTCCGCCTCACAGCTGAGACCCACATAGCCAGGCCGGCACTTGCACGTAAAGCCATCGATCTGATCCACACAGGTGGCTCCATGCTGGCAGGGATTAGAGGCGCAATCATCGATCGTGTGCTGACAATTCTTGCCCGTGTAACCCGGCTCGCAGTTGCAGCTGTACCCATCGACCAGGTCCACGCAGATGCCATCATTGGCGCAGGGTCGGTTCTCGCAGTCGTCGATGTTCACCTCGCAGGCGTCACCCGTCCAGCCGGGATGGCAGACGCACTCATGGTCGAACAATCGATCCACGCAGGTGCCGTGTTTGCAGGGCTCCGAGAGGCACAGATCGATCTTCTGCTCGCAGCGTTTGCCCGTGAAGCCAGGCGGACAGGCGCACTGGAAATCGTTGACCAGATCCGTGCAGTTGGCACCCAGCAGGCAGGGATTCTCCGCACAATCGTTGATGTTCTGTTCGCAGTGAAGTCCCTCCCAGCCGGGCAGACACTCGCACTTGTAGCGTccctgctgcagcgcctggcAGCTGGCTCCGTTGCCGCAAGGATTGCCATTTGCCGTGCACGGGTCGATGGTGACGTCGCACTGGTCGCCCGTGTAGCCGCTGCGGCACAAACACGTCACATTCTTGTAGCCCGGTTCATTCTTGCACATGGCACGTGCGGGGCAGGTGTCGTTGCCACAGTCGCTGGCCTCCTCCTGGCAATTGATGCCCGAATAACCGGCAGGGCACTCGCAGCGATAGCCTTGCGGTAGGTCCTTGCACTGTCCGCCGTTGAAGCACGGCTGTGAGGCGCACTCATCAATGTCCTGTTCGCAGCGACGTCCCGAGAACCCGGCAGGGCAGAAGCACTGAATGTCATGACCCATGGGCACACACAATCCTCCGTGCTGGCAGGCTCCCTCGCCACAAACGACGGGTTTGCACTGTTCCCTGCCCTTGGAGCCAGCGGTGTCCGTTCGCATGTTGCTCGGGCACTCGTTGCAGCTCTGTGATCCTGGTGCGCTCTGATAGTGATGGAGAGGACAGGCCGAGCATGGAGCAAGACCTGTGGCAGAGTAAGTGCCGACAGCGCACTTGGCGCGGCACAGATCCTTGTTCGAGGCGGCTGGCTGGTACGTGAAGCTCTGTGCTGGACACGCCTGACAGTCCTTGAAGCCACCCGTTGGTGGTTCAGCGGTGAATGAGTTGCGCGGACACTCCAGACACGGCACGAGGCCAGTGGGTGAGTAAGTGCCATAGCCGCAGACGGGAATGCAATCGTTCAGCGACTTGGTGCCCTCCTCCTTGGTGTAGGTGCCCGCCGGACAGCGCAGACATGTGCCCTGTCGATCGCGATTCTGGTAGTAGCCCCTCGGGCAGTAGGTGCAGCTGTTCTGTCCCTCAGACACGTAAGTGCCCGCCGGGCAGTGCAGACAGCGCGGCACATCGCTGGTGTCCATGTTCAGCACTTCTCCCACATTGCAGTTGAATCCTCGCGTGATGTGCGACTTCAGAGCCCGCAGCGGTGGACATTGATTGCCTATGTTTGAGATGTTCAGCAGGGAATCGATCACAGCACTGGCATAGGGCACACTCAGATCAAAGATGAGGTTCAGCGTGGAGCCACACAAATCGTACAGTTGCGGTTGGCGGACAGCTGGGAGAATGGAGAGTATAAAGTCCATTTTGACGACattctcctccagcagcatggGCACCGACTTTATGAATGTCACATTCATGTTCACATTAACCGCCGAACAACGCTGCGAGAGCAAAGCATTCAATCCGGAGTAATGCTGCGAGAGCACATCCTGGTACTGGCCGAGACACGACTGCGCGACGGCTCCATTGGCGCGGTAGGTTATGGTCGCGGTGACATGATACGCAGCCTGTTCGGTGTTCTCAGACACACAATCGGGCACCACTGAGGTGGGTCGCCACAGACGTGAAGTCTCACAGGAGAAGGTCTTCAGGGGCTCTCCGTCCGTGAAGCGGAAACCCGGCTTGCAGGTGGCAATGCACTCGAGTCCACGATCCCCGGGCAAACAATTAATCGCTCCATTGGCCGGTGGCTGTAGCTCCCAGTCAACGCAGGGCGAGGCCTTCACCGACACCTGGAAATGGCAGCTGGCACGATTGT
The sequence above is a segment of the Drosophila subobscura isolate 14011-0131.10 chromosome U, UCBerk_Dsub_1.0, whole genome shotgun sequence genome. Coding sequences within it:
- the LOC117900942 gene encoding DNA repair and recombination protein RAD54-like encodes the protein MRRSLAPSQRVGQRPDSRNDFTPPLLKKNKRACQQQLEQDRIRQSGLRGATNTSDIPLPIRFTANSEYERAIAKVLARKFQVPIDNYVPDYGGNRCLGVRRCIVRRPLHDPLACNALVLYHAPNYTENERLSMDPTSVKVHVVVDPLLSNVLRPHQREGVRFMYECVEGKRGNFNGCIMADEMGLGKTLQCVTLVWTLLKQSADCKPTINKCIIVSPSSLVKNWEKEFTKWLHGRMHCLAMEGGSKENTVRALEQFSMNASTRLGTPVLLISYETFRIYAEILCKYEVGMVICDEGHRLKNSDNLTYQALMGLKTKRRVLLSGTPIQNDLTEYFSLVNFVNPEMLGTAADFKRSFENCILRGQNADSTDKERERALAKTQELIKLVDQCIIRRTNQILTKYLPVKFEMVICATLTSIQLQLYTNFLKSDKVRRSLADCNEKASLTALADITTLKKICSHPDLIAEKIAAGEKGFENSQNILHSNCKHKGEINPALSGKFMLLDFMLAAIRASGNDKVVLISNYTQTLDLFEQLARKRRYGFVRLDGTMSIKKRSKVVDRFNDPESDCFLFMLSSKAGGCGLNLIGANRLFMFDPDWNPANDEQAMARVWRDGQKKPCYIYRLVASGSIEEKILQRQTHKKSLSSTIIDNNESSEKHFTRDDLKDLFSFDPNILSDTHDKLKCKRCVGNVQTKSPPEDTDCTSHLSQWYHCSNNRGLPDDILAQAWTDSKCVSFVFHHRSQSQAVAAETPVEVEAKPESQRRKRSATPLSDDSADEDFVGF